CTGCTGTGGAGCTTCAACGACCCTCGAATCTGGCACTACGGCTCCGGTTTGCTGGCATCGGCAGGAATCGCCTCGCTGATCCTTGCCACGGCTGCGAAATCCACCGCGTCCAACTTTCTCGCCGGACTCCAGATCGCCTTTACCGAACCGATCCGTATCGACGATGTCGTCGTCATCCAGGGCGAGTGGGGTCGCATTGAAGAGATCACCTCTTCGTATGTCGTCGTCCGCATCTGGGATCTTCGTCGTCTGATTGTCCCGCTCACCTATTTCATTGAAAACAGCTTTCAAAACTGGACGCGCGAATCCTCCGACATTCTCGGAACCTCGTTCCTCTACGTGGATTACTCCATTCCTGTGGAAGAATTGCGGGCCGAACTGACCCGCATTGTAAAGACCACCTCTCAGTGGGACGGTAAGGTATGCGGTCTCCAGGTGACGAACCTTTCAGAGCGCACTATGGAACTGCGCTGTCTGATGAGCTCGCGCAACTCCGGAGAAAACTTCGACCTTCGCTGTATCGTTCGCGAAAAGATGATCAGCTACATTCGCGAGCACTACCCCGATGCATTCCCCACCACACGCTTTGCCGCCATCTCGCAGATTCCGGTGAATATCTCCAGCCCCTATGGCACAGGAAACGATGTAAAGGTTGAGGCTGGCAGCCCGTCTCGGTTGTAGAGGCTGGCTGTCGGGAAGTTCGTCCACGCATAGCGCACGTAACGTGGCTCAGAAACGGAGGGACTGCTTGCGACAACGGTATCGCCTTCGATGCGTGCCGTAGCCGATACAAAGTTGCCATCCAACCCGGCCACTTCAAAGCCTGCAAGTGGGCCGTGCGCGGTAAGTCCGCCTTCTACGTGATCGAACCAGAC
This portion of the Edaphobacter sp. 4G125 genome encodes:
- a CDS encoding mechanosensitive ion channel family protein — encoded protein: MTVLTADAVPHFKHTWFFAIFVFCGIIVMANVVHYVLFRILKKKEEQKTGAGWSIKRYLSHPARAIFFLTCAGIVLPLLPPLPANLNDILRQGLLMAMVVCLGWLAVGFVYVFQEFMLRRYDLKADNNIRARRIHTQFQLFRRILITFIIVITIGGLLWSFNDPRIWHYGSGLLASAGIASLILATAAKSTASNFLAGLQIAFTEPIRIDDVVVIQGEWGRIEEITSSYVVVRIWDLRRLIVPLTYFIENSFQNWTRESSDILGTSFLYVDYSIPVEELRAELTRIVKTTSQWDGKVCGLQVTNLSERTMELRCLMSSRNSGENFDLRCIVREKMISYIREHYPDAFPTTRFAAISQIPVNISSPYGTGNDVKVEAGSPSRL